In the Malassezia vespertilionis chromosome 1, complete sequence genome, one interval contains:
- the MAM3 gene encoding cell agglutination protein Mam3 (EggNog:ENOG503NW0Y; COG:S; TransMembrane:6 (o20-36i43-61o81-108i140-161o167-186i193-217o)) — protein MALPGLARPINAALQSHAKLLVLGICLSVHSLISTVRATPITAWAVAPVSPIAAALLNYASELPPTPDDPIPAEAKIRFEQILSMIMIAGLVLLGGVFAGLTLGLMGLDMVNLQVLMTSGTEQERKYASKVSRLLERGRHWVLVVLLLGNVIVNETLPIFLSEFGSGLTAVIISTVLIVIFGEVVPQSICARYGLAIGAMCAPLVHCLMILMAPIAWPTAKLLDYCLGEEHGTTYRKAELKTFVSLHQQIGTEHLNDDEVTIIRAVLDLNDKCLKDVMTPIADVHTLSADYVLDEPAVNMLVESGYSRFPVHEPGKPDAIIGMLLVKRLIQYDPEDAWPVSRFTLTPLPEASQELNLLDTINYMQVGRSHMILVSKHPGESLGALGVVTLEDIIEEMIGEEIVDETDVFVDVHNKIKVVRQKPAGLRQEQWQPLIRGVIERRRKYGGPNQTPLHSSYGTISRSKPENNKQSKYGVVPATKAADKVAVKQVNKPHERNQGASSIKLSQSQVLDMASSLTSLQAYSDCSDMTDTDRARNQQFESEADYQQRGPYIVEMGIGQNDSPRIIAPSDLNPRQGASPERQ, from the coding sequence ATGGCACTTCCTGGACTCGCGCGTCCCATAAACGCAGCACTACAGTCGCACGCGAAGCTGCTCGTGCTAGGTATATGTTTGTCGGTCCACTCGTTGATCTCAACCGTGCGAGCAACGCCGATTACTGCTTGGGCGGTGGCTCCCGTGTCTCCCATTGCAGCGGCATTGCTTAACTATGCAAGTGAGCTACCTCCTACGCCGGATGACCCCATTCCCGCTGAAGCCAAAATACGCTTCGAGCAAATCCTGAGCATGATTATGATCGCTGGGCTTGTACTCCTCGGTGGTGTGTTTGCGGGCCTCACGCTCGGCCTCATGGGTCTCGACATGGTAAACTTGCAGGTGCTCATGACATCTGGGACAGAGCAAGAGCGCAAGTATGCATCCAAGGTTAGTCGTCTTTTGGAGCGTGGGAGACACTGGGTTCTAGTCGTGCTACTTCTTGGCAACGTTATTGTGAATGAAACACTGCCCATCTTCTTGTCCGAATTTGGCTCGGGCCTCACGGCCGTCATCATCTCAACGGTGCTTATTGTTATTTTTGGTGAAGTCGTGCCGCAGTCCATCTGTGCTCGATATGGTCTTGCCATTGGTGCGatgtgtgcgccgctcgtgcaCTGCCTCATGATCCTTATGGCGCCGATTGCATGGCCCACCGCCAAGCTTTTGGACTACTGCTTGGGTGAGGAACACGGCACGACCTACCGCAAAGCGGAGCTTAAAACATTTGTTTCTTTGCACCAGCAGATTGGTACCGAGCACCTCAACGACGATGAAGTCACCATCATTCGCGCTGTGCTGGACTTGAACGACAAATGCTTGAAGGATGTCATGACCCCGATTGCCGACGTACACACCCTTTCTGCCGACTATGTCCTGGATGAGCCTGCTGTGAATATGCTGGTAGAGTCTGGCTACTCGCGTTTTCCCGTGCACGAGCCTGGAAAGCCAGACGCCATCATCGGCATGCTCCTGGTGAAGCGGTTGATTCAATACGATCCAGAAGATGCATGGCCCGTGTCTCGATTCACCCTCACGCCACTCCCGGAAGCATCGCAGGAACTGAACTTGCTTGACACGATTAACTATATGCAAGTCGGGCGCTCGCACATGATCCTCGTGTCCAAGCATCCTGGCGAATCGCTCGGTGCGCTTGGTGTGGTCACACTAGAAGACATTATTGAGGAAATGATTGGCGAAGAGATTGTGGACGAAACTGACGTGTTTGTCGACGTACACAACAAGATCAAGGTCGTGCGCCAAAAGCCTGCTGGACTGCGCCAGGAGCAATGGCAGCCGCTGATCCGTGGCGTCATCGAGCGTCGCCGCAAGTATGGCGGCCCTAACCAAACGCCGTTGCATAGCAGCTACGGCACCATCTCACGGTCCAAGCCAGAGAACAACAAGCAGTCCAAGTACGGTGTCGTACCCGCTACAAAGGCCGCGGATAAAGTCGCTGTCAAGCAGGTTAACAAACCGCACGAAAGAAATCAGGGCGCCAGCTCGATCAAACTGTCACAGAGCCAAGTTCTGGACATGGCCAGTTCGCTGACATCTTTGCAGGCATACAGTGATTGCTCAGATATGACCGACACCGACAGGGCACGCAATCAGCAATTCGAGTCAGAAGCGGATTACCAACAGCGAGGCCCCTACATTGTGGAAATGGGCATTGGCCAGAACGATTCACCCCGCATAATTGCGCCGTCGGATCTGAATCCACGCCAGGGCGCGTCTCCGGAACGCCAGTAA
- the RBG1 gene encoding GTP-binding protein rbg1 (COG:T; EggNog:ENOG503NWDJ) — MTTVQKIKEIEDEMGRTQKNKNTAYHLGQLRAKLAKLKRELISGGAGGGGGAGIGFDVSRTGIASVGFVGFPSVGKSTLMSGLTGTTSEVAAYEFTTLTTVPGTMTVHGAKIQILDLPGIIEGAKDGKGRGRQVIAVARTCNLIFIVLDVGKPLRDKKIIEAELEGFGIRLNKKPPNVLVKKKDKGGLSITNTVPLTKLDHDEIRAVMSEYRISNADIAFREDITVEELIDVVEGNRIYIPCIYVLNKIDSISIEELDLLYKIPNSVPISSGQWLNVDELTDKMWEELNLVRVYTKPRNAVPDYSAPVVLRRGKCTVEDFCNAIHREIYKQFKYAMVWGTSAKHPRGQRVGGDHVLEDEDCVTIFKR, encoded by the exons ATG ACGACCGTACAGAAAATCAAGGAGATTGAAGATGAGATGGGCCGTACGCAGAAGAACAAAAATACTGCGTACCACTTGGGCCAATTGCGTGCGAAGCTTGCGAAGCTGAAACGCGAGTTGATTTCTGGaggcgcgggcggcggcggcggcgcaggcattGGGTTCGATGTCTCGCGCACGGGTATTGCAAGTGTCGGTTTTGTTGGATTTCCATCTGTTGGAAAAAGTACGCTTATGTCTGGTCTTACAGGCACAACCTCGGAGGTCGCGGCGTACGAATTTACCACGCTCACGACCGTGCCGGGCACCATGaccgtgcacggcgcaaaaATCCAAATTCTTGACTTGCCTGGTATTATTGAAGGTGCAAAAGACGGCAAAGGTCGTGGTCGCCAAGTCATTGCCGTTGCTCGCACTTGCAATCTTATATTTATTGTGCTGGACGTCGGCAAGCCGTTGCGCGACAAAAAGATCATTGAGGCTGAATTGGAGGGCTTTGGGATCCGCTTGAACAAGAAACCGCCCAATGTGCTTGTGAAGAAGAAGGATAAGGGTGGTCTCTCCATTACCAACACCGTACCACTTACCAAGCTCGACCACGACGAGATCCGAGCGGTGATGTCTGAATACCGCATCTCGAATGCGGACATTGCATTTCGCGAAGATATCACAGTCGAGGAGCTTATTGATGTTGTAGAGGGAAATCGCATCTACATTCCTTGCATCTACGTGCTGAACAAAATTGACAGCATCTCGATCGAGGAACTCGACTTGTTGTACAAAATCCCAAACTCGGTGCCGATTTCTTCGGGCCAATGGCTCAATGTCGACGAACTTACCGATAAGATGTGGGAAGAGCTGAACTTGGTGCGTGTTTACACAaagccgcgcaatgcagtGCCGGACTACTCGGCCCCGGTTGTGTTGCGCCGTGGCAAATGCACAGTGGAAGACTTTTGCAACGCAATCCACCGCGAAATTTATAAGCAATTTAAGTACGCCATGGTGTGGGGTACTTCGGCCAAGCACCCGCGTGGTCAGCGGGTTGGCGGCGACCATGTGCTGGAGGATGAGGACTGTGTTACGATTTTTAAGCGATAA
- the CTU1 gene encoding cytosolic thiouridylase subunit Ctu1 (BUSCO:EOG09262IZ6; COG:J; EggNog:ENOG503NVX5), with protein sequence MAPRPCALCEEARAVLRRPKTGHMVCRDCFFNVFEMEVHNTIISAKLFKRGDRVAIGASGGKDSTVLAHVMKTLNERYDYGLQLFLLSIDEGITGYRDDSLETVKRNQEQYGLPLTILGYKELYGWSMDDIVASVGRKNNCTFCGVFRRQALDRGAASLGVDHIVTGHNADDIAETILMNVLRGDIARLERCTEIVTKGPEGDETEQQGCGAGGSSFGGSGIKRSKPFKYAYEKEIVMYAYFKQLDYFSTECIYSPNAYRGYARTFLKDLEAIRPTSIIDIIHSGENLHVGGEVKRAVQRTCARCGYISSNELCKACVLLEGLNRGKPALGIRSDKSRAVRDARTDNTDIGRTIPRWQGISVPGKE encoded by the coding sequence ATGGCGCCCAGACCgtgtgcgctgtgcgaaGAGGCACGCGCGGTGCTACGACGCCCTAAGACCGGGCATATGGTGTGCAGAGACTGCTTTTTTAATGTATTTGAAATGGAAGTGCACAATACCATCATTAGCGCCAAGCTTTTTAAACGCGGCGATCGCGTGGCAATTGGGGCTAGCGGCGGCAAAGACTCGACAGTGTTGGCACATGTCATGAAAACACTGAATGAGCGATACGACTATGGTCTGCAACTCTTCTTGCTTAGTATCGACGAGGGCATTACAGGCTACCGCGATGACAGTCTTGAGACGGTTAAACGCAACCAGGAACAGTACGGACTGCCGCTGACAATTCTTGGGTATAAGGAGCTGTACGGTTGGTCGATGGACGATATTGTTGCGTCTGTTGGCAGGAAGAACAATTGTACATTTTGCGGCGTCTTTAGGCGCCAGGCGCTTgaccgcggcgcggcgtcgctcgGAGTGGACCATATTGTCACCGGACACAATGCAGACGACATCGCGGAAACGATTTTGATGAATGTACTTCGCGGCGACATtgcgcgactcgagcgctgcacggaAATTGTGACCAAAGGGCCTGAAGGAGACGAGACCGAGCAGCAagggtgcggcgcaggcggaTCGTCGTTTGGCGGAAGCGGCATCAAGCGAAGCAAGCCGTTCAAGTACGCGTACGAAAAAGAGATTGTGATGTACGCCTATTTCAAGCAGCTCGACTACTTTAGCACAGAGTGTATTTACTCGCCCAATGCGTACCGAGGGTATGCACGCACCTTTCTAAAAGATTTAGAAGCGATTCGGCCTACGAGCATCATTGATATCATTCACTCGGGCGAGAATTTGCATGTGGGTGGCGAGgtgaagcgcgccgtgcagcggaCGTGTGCACGGTGCGGCTACATCTCTTCCAATGAACTGTGCAAGGCGTGCGTTTTGCTTGAGGGGCTCAACCGCGGCAAGCCTGCGCTCGGAATCCGCTCCGACAAGTCGCGTGCCGTGCGAGACGCAAGGACGGACAATACTGATATTGGCCGCACCATTCCGCGCTGGCAGGGCATTTCCGTGCCTGGAAAAGAGTAG
- the COQ4 gene encoding Ubiquinone biosynthesis protein (BUSCO:EOG092643VB; EggNog:ENOG503NU03; COG:H): MMASLRLAAPAWRLTLARRAFSTSALARIAANESHAYTEHEKPGYGIKTSFLERAFLGLGSSLGLLARPSRGDLLTVLTQVSSFSAIDRLIGQMQSTHEGRCLMITRPSINSSTIDLDALWRLDDGTFGKEWVRWLHANHIGPDGRCDARFMPTIESRYAIQRYRETHDFYHVLLGMPTSTLGETVVKYFEMAHMHLPVAALSVVGGSVRVLNDDLTKKDASHAAAQLRLLAPWAWRLGKNVRVPLITVAWEQRWAQPLAEMREEFGLHVPAPVELDATQRPRSSVKTQTQVAGRRFYGWPSKIWERHGQKDARHK; this comes from the coding sequence ATGATGGCATCGCTAAGacttgccgcgccggcATGGCGTCTCACATTGGCACGCCGTGCTTTCTCTACcagcgcgcttgcaagAATAGCTGCTAATGAATCACATGCGTATACAGAGCATGAAAAACCAGGGTACGGCATCAAGACGTCGTTTTTGGAGCGCGCTTTCCTTGGCCTCGGCAGCTCGTTGGGCTTGCTCGCTCGCCCCAGCCGCGGAGATTTGCTCACGGTGCTTACCCAAGTTTCTTCATTTTCTGCAATTGATCGGCTTATTGGGCAAATGCAGTCTACACATGAGGGACGGTGTTTGATGATCACCAGACCTTCAATCAACTCAAGCACCATTGATCTCGACGCACTGTGGCGCTTGGATGATGGGACATTTGGCAAGGAATGGGTACGCTGGCTGCATGCAAATCATATTGGACCAGACGGACGGTGCGATGCGCGGTTTATGCCCACGATCGAGTCGCGGTACGCAATCCAGCGATATCGCGAGACCCACGATTTCTACCATGTCCTGCTCGGAATGCCCACCTCTACGCTTGGCGAGACCGTGGTAAAGTACTTTGAAATGGCGCATATGCATCTCCCTGTTGCCGCACTTTCAGTTGTGGGcggcagcgtgcgtgtgctgaaCGACGACTTGACCAAAAAGGACGCgtcgcacgctgctgcgcagcttcgactgcttgcgccgtggGCTTGGCGTCTTGGCAAGAATGTGCGTGTGCCACTGATCACTGTTGCATGGGagcagcgctgggcgcagcCACTTGCCGAAATGCGGGAAGAGTTTGGGCTGCATGTGCCGGCACCGGTGGAGCTCGACGCGACGCAACGGccacgcagcagcgtcaAGACGCAAACACAGGTTGCGGGCCGCCGCTTTTACGGCTGGCCCAGCAAGATATGGGAGCGGCATGGGCAGAAAGACGCCCGACACAAGTAG
- a CDS encoding uncharacterized protein (EggNog:ENOG503NUQU; COG:S; TransMembrane:1 (i59-83o)), with amino-acid sequence MAGSVARLAVRSYMPLVWRAPMPLYAHVRHTLPTPSIARYTTETAQPEKPKTKPPRGTITIKGGILFLALSSLAIALTVYGVWEYMAAFRIWPKELRGPLRAAIKARNRGKLQRSAKHFREALDIARKIDPDRLGADPVLKTSGIAIALAAVLEESGQWQKATLIYIDALDEVLQRGNFVQQTPRERTPQERMRSVALAQKIGDLAQGPGGETSPRFDGASVTKLEHPAEGYLVWSVEELLRLLQIQQHHTNEKGPLFLSELQLPGWINTTDIGASVEALGAFYAGHDMAEYAVPLYLQALSILLPVKEQKPAGNERATPTVADRCRAAILMNNISQVLAQGKVPALPKDAPEPKMPPLEQAIAWATKGMDLVTITSHRAGFLQELPEDERNWLLHFSGFDPAKIEPPAGEVHVLNEERLVQVKHQCLGAQFVLLYNLGMFNQMRGEKDIARGLFQHAMHYADVLRLREARLQCAKSLARLDRAS; translated from the coding sequence ATGGCTGGCAGTGTAGCTAGGCTAGCGGTGCGTTCCTACATGCCGCTCGTTTGGCGTGCACCCATGCCTTTGTATGCACATGTTCGCCATACCTTGCCTACACCAAGCATTGCACGATACACCACCGAGACCGCGCAGCCCGAAAAGCCCAAAACGAAACCCCCACGCGGCACGATTACAATCAAAGGCGGCATCCTTTTCCTCGCCCTGTCATCTCTGGCAATTGCATTGACTGTCTACGGTGTATGGGAGTATATGGCTGCATTCCGCATTTGGCCCAAAGAGCTACGCGGCCCGCTGCGTGCAGCcatcaaggcgcgcaatcgcggcaagctgcaaCGCAGTGCCAAGCACTTCCGTGAGGCCCTCGATATTGCACGCAAAATCGATCCCGATCGACTTGGTGCAGACCCCGTATTGAAGACGTCTGGTATCGCAATTGCCCTAGCCGCTGTCCTGGAAGAGTCGGGGCAATGGCAAAAGGCAACGCTCATCTACAttgacgcgctcgacgaaGTTTTGCAGCGTGGTAACTTTGTGCAGCAGACGCCACgggagcgcacgccgcaggagcgcatgcgcagcgttgcgCTTGCCCAAAAAATTGGCGACCTTGCGCAAGGACCGGGTGGAGAAACTTCGCCGCGCTTTGATGGTGCGAGCGTCACAAAGCTCGAGCACCCGGCCGAGGGTTACTTGGTATGGAGTGTAGAAGAGCTCCTGCGCCTACTACAGATCCAGCAGCACCACACGAATGAAAAAGGCCCGCTTTTCCTTTCTGAGCTGCAACTTCCTGGCTGGATAAACACGACGGACATCGGCGCGagcgtcgaggcgctcgggGCATTTTATGCTGGTCACGACATGGCCGAGTATGCCGTGCCTCTTTATCTTCAAGCACTCTCTATCCTGCTCCCTGTCAAGGAGCAAAAGCCCGCTGGAAACGAGCGCGCTACGCCAACTGTTGCAGACcgttgccgcgctgcgatcCTGATGAACAATATCAGCCAGGTGCTCGCGCAGGGTAAAGTTCCTGCGCTTCCCAAGGATGCACCGGAGCCGAAAATGCCACCGCTCGAGCAAGCCATTGCGTGGGCAACTAAAGGCATGGACCTTGTCACCATCACCTCGCACCGCGCGGGCTTTTTGCAGGAGCTGCCAGAGGACGAGCGCAACTGGCTTCTCCACTTTAGCGGCTTTGACCCTGCCAAGATCGAGCCTCCTGCCGGAGAAGTGCATGTGCTAAACGAGGAGCGTTTGGTACAGGTCAAGCACCAGTGCCTAGGCGCGCAGTTTGTCCTGCTCTACAACCTTGGCATGTTCAACcagatgcgcggcgagaaAGATATTGCTCGTGGCCTTTTCCAGCACGCAATGCATTATGCTGACGTGCTGCGTCTTCgcgaggcgcgcttgcaatGTGCAAAGTCACTTGCACGCTTGGACCGCGCGTCGTAG
- a CDS encoding uncharacterized protein (COG:P; TransMembrane:4 (i360-385o391-412i433-454o478-497i); EggNog:ENOG503NV93), with translation MVELKRDADMGDTSRRPSAGKSMYKQEQITTKSPKKHPKFTAKLDSAAQPMPQSTLQNLKRIASDDSMTSIRRTDSMRSLRALARLIDNRSGYYEYARKSADELAQIKNKRVREYYEKQNEVLDGWREVDEVLESQFPMEVMRRFAPPSQLNKEELHDYCTFRLRDHPSSRHTHNYDDDGYVTDEESDSIWTNLYPKHKVRRQRRLSERALSTLSEFLEVDRGAQAGATTHPGMSSDSSPERSYYFSQHMRHVCAPSTLHDLQEENNESTDGFDEAPPRATNAPRTAKRKGRNKVRHVLANNPAVAGYGTISPGMPDQPAYTQALDRTRADMVWTKADKDRDDLLQNVPTHQRKLDMDSFVRTCISVNLLINILLVAGKIVAVFSSNSVSLIASLVDSALDLLCTVVIFVTSKATAYRSWHTFYKYPVGKRRLEPLGVLIFSVLMVVSFIQVLLESINRLWAIMQGRIATGNQELPRIGIVFMLLTIVIKTVMWVWCKNSKSSSVRAIAQDSENDVAFNAVSLVFPMLDDYLGTHLLDPIGGTLLSVYIISEWIATMASTTSKLTGKVAGAPDVSRCVYMVSRFSLVQAIAGFELYHAGDTMVAEVDVVLPLSFKLKEAHDLGEIITYCFESLSGIERAYIHLDYNPAGQSGHIGQRG, from the coding sequence ATGGTAGAGCTGAAACGAGACGCGGACATGGGCGATACGTCCCGCAGACCCAGCGCTGGGAAATCTATGTACAAACAGGAGCAAATTACTACGAAAAGTCCCAAGAAACATCCGAAATTCACGGCGAAACTCGACTCGGCGGCACAGCCCATGCCCCAGTCCACGCTCCAAAACTTGAAACGCATCGCATCGGACGATAGTATGACAAGCATTCGCCGCACGGATTCTATGCGGAGCTTACGTGCACTTGCGCGTCTCATTGATAACCGATCTGGCTATTATGAGTATGCAAGGAAGAGCGCCGACGAATTGGCACAGATCAAAAACAAACGCGTGCGCGAATATTACGAGAAACAGAATGAAGTGTTGGACGGGTGGCGCGAGGTCGACGAAGTCCTCGAGAGTCAGTTTCCCATGGAAGTCATGCGACGCTTTGCCCCTCCGTCCCAACTCAACAAGGAAGAGTTGCACGATTACTGCACGTTTCGGCTACGGGATCATCCCTCCTCGCGCCATACCCATAATTACGACGATGACGGATATGTTACGGATGAGGAAAGCGATTCCATATGGACGAATTTGTATCCTAAGCATAAGGTGCGCAGACAGCGTCGACTGAGCGAGCGGGCGCTTTCGACGCTTTCCGAGTTCCTCGAAGTtgatcgcggcgcacaagccgGTGCGACAACGCACCCTGGCATGTCTTCGGACAGCTCGCCAGAGCGTAGCTATTACTTTTCGCAGCACATGCGCCACGTTTGCGCGCCCAGCACACTGCACGATCTACAGGAAGAGAACAATGAGAGCACCGACGGCTtcgacgaggcgccgcCCCGGGCCACCAACGCGCCAAGGACGGCCAAACGCAAGGGGCGCAATAAGGTGCGCCATGTACTTGCGAACAACCCTGCTGTTGCGGGCTACGGCACTATTTCCCCCGGCATGCCGGACCAGCCGGCATATACGCAAGCACTGGATCGCACGCGTGCAGACATGGTCTGGACGAAAGCAGACAAAGACCGCGATGATTTGTTGCAAAATGTTCCAACGCACCAGCGTAAACTTGACATGGACTCGTTTGTGCGAACATGTATTAGTGTCAACCTGCTGATCAATATCCTGCTTGTCGCTGGCAAGATCGTCGCCGTCTTTTCGTCCAATTCGGTGTCTTTGATCGCGAGTCTGGTCGACAGTGCATTGGATCTCCTGTGCACGGTGGTAATCTTTGTGACTTCGAAAGCAACTGCGTACCGCAGCTGGCATACCTTTTACAAGTACCccgtcggcaagcgccggcTGGAGCCGCTGGGTGTGTTAATTTTTAGTGTGCTCATGGTCGTCTCCTTCATCCAGGTGCTCCTGGAATCGATCAACAGGCTCTGGGCCATAATGCAGGGCAGAATTGCGACTGGAAACCAGGAGCTACCTCGGATTGGTATTGTTTTTATGCTGCTCACGATCGTAATTAAGACGGTGATGTGGGTATGGTGCAAGAACAGTAAGAGttcgagcgtgcgtgcaattGCACAAGACTCGGAGAACGACGTGGCATTCAATGCCGTTTCACTAGTGTTCCCAATGCTTGACGACTATCTGGGCACGCATTTACTGGACCCCATCGGTGGTACATTGCTTTCCGTCTATATCATCTCGGAGTGGATCGCTACTATGGCCAGTACGACCTCGAAGCTTACGGGAAAAGTGGCGGGTGCGCCGGATGTGAGTCGCTGTGTTTATATGGTATCGCGTTTTTCCCTTGTGCAGGCGATTGCTGGATTTGAATTGTATCACGCTGGTGATACGATGGTGGCAGAAGTGGATGTTGTGCTTCCGCTGAGCTTCAAGTTGAAGGAAGCGCATGATTTAGGGGAGATTATCACGTACTGCTTCGAGTCCTTGTCTGGGATCGAGCGTGCCTACATCCATCTGGACTATAACCCAGCGGGCCAATCCGGCCATATCGGCCAGCGTGGATGA
- the LEU2 gene encoding 3-isopropylmalate dehydrogenase (EggNog:ENOG503NUBD; COG:E), with protein MAKTYQVAVLPGDGIGPEVVAQAQRVLELVSEKSNVKLAMQSYDFGGAAIDASGEPLPQETLKACKAADAILLGAVGGPKWGVGKVRPEQGLLAIRKELDLYANIRPALFPSDSLLEHSPLRADVARGTQFIVIRELVKGLYYGDRKEADLDTPGSKGEACDMMVYDRADVQRITRLAAHLALKSNPPAKVHSIDKANVLATSRLWRRVVQETIDSEFKDKGVEVDHQLVDSAAMIMVANPRKLNGIVLTENMFGDILSDESSVIPGALGLLPSASLSELPTGEQPAKGLYEPIHGSAPDIAGKGIANPVGTILSAALLLRWSLGLDKEATAVEQAVRKVLDSQDIGGYGLRTSDLGGNASTKQVGDKVLEILATLL; from the coding sequence ATGGCGAAGACGTACCAAGTTGCAGTGTTGCCCGGCGACGGGATTGGCCCTGAGGTGGTCGCACAGGCCCAGCGTGTCCTAGAGCTTGTTTCTGAAAAGTCGAACGTCAAGCTCGCCATGCAGTCGTACGAttttggcggcgccgcaatTGACGCGAGCGGCGAGCCTTTGCCGCAAGAAACACTGAAAGCGTGCAAGGCTGCCGATGCGATTCTCCTTGGTGCGGTCGGCGGCCCGAAGTGGGGCGTTGGCAAGGTGCGCCCCGAGCAGGGCCTCTTGGCGATTCGCAAGGAGCTTGACCTGTACGCCAATATCCGCCCGGCGCTTTTCCCTTCCGATTCGCTCCTGGAGCACTCCCCCCTCCGCGCTGATGTCGCGCGCGGTACGCAGTTCATTGTCATCCGCGAGCTTGTTAAAGGCCTCTACTACGGCGACCGCAAAGAAGCCGACTTGGACACGCCCGGATCCAAAGGCGAGGCGTGCGATATGATGGTTTACGATAGAGCTGATGTGCAGCGTATCACGCGTCTTGCCGCACACCTTGCGCTGAAGTCGAACCCTCCTGCTAAGGTGCATTCTATCGACAAGGCCAACGTGCTTGCCACCAGCCGTCtctggcgccgcgtcgtccAGGAGACGATCGACAGCGAGTTCAAGGACAAGGGTGTAGAAGTTGACCATCAGCTCGTGGACTCGGCGGCTATGATCATGGTTGCAAACCCACGCAAGCTCAACGGGATTGTGCTTACTGAGAACATGTTTGGCGATATCCTCTCGGACGAATCGTCCGTGATTCCAGGCGCGTTGGGTCTTCTCCCCAGTGCATCGCTCTCCGAGTTGCCGACGGGCGAGCAGCCCGCCAAGGGCTTGTACGAACCTATCCATGGATCCGCGCCGGATATTGCCGGCAAGGGCATTGCGAATCCTGTAGGTACGATTCTCTCTGCTGCCTTGCTGCTCCGTTGGTCGCTGGGGCTTGATAAGGAGGCCACCGCCGTGGAGCAGGCTGTGCGCAAAGTTTTGGACAGTCAGGACATTGGAGGATATGGCCTGCGCACCAGCGATCTTGGCGGCAATGCATCTACGAAGCAAGTTGGTGACAAGGTCCTCGAAATTCTCGCAACGCTCCTCTAG